One genomic region from Ovis canadensis isolate MfBH-ARS-UI-01 breed Bighorn chromosome 24, ARS-UI_OviCan_v2, whole genome shotgun sequence encodes:
- the LOC138428660 gene encoding hemoglobin subunit zeta has protein sequence MSLTRAERTIVVSMWSKISTQADVIGTETLERLFSCYPQAKTYFPHFDLHSGSAQLRAHGSKVVAAVGDAVKSIDNVASALSKLSELHAYVLRVDPVNFKFLSHCLLVTLASHFPADFTADAHAAWDKFLSLVSGVLTEKYR, from the exons ATGTCTCTGACCAGAGCTGAAAGGACCATCGTCGTGTCCATGTGGAGCAAGATCTCCACACAGGCGGACGTCATTGGCACCGAGACCCTGGAGAG GCTCTTCTCCTGCTACCCGCAGGCCAAGACCTACTTCCCGCACTTCGACCTGCACTCGGGCTCCGCGCAGCTGCGCGCGCACGGCTCCAAGGTGGTGGCCGCCGTGGGCGACGCGGTCAAGAGCATCGACAACGTGGCGAGCGCGCTGTCCAAGCTGAGCGAGCTGCACGCCTACGTGCTGCGCGTGGACCCGGTCAACTTCAAG ttcCTGTCCCACTGCCTGCTGGTCACGTTGGCCTCGCACTTCCCCGCCGACTTCACGGCCGACGCGCACGCCGCCTGGGACAAGTTCCTGTCCCTCGTGTCCGGCGTCCTGACGGAGAAGTACCGCTGA
- the LOC138429200 gene encoding hemoglobin subunit zeta-like yields MTRRRAVRVRGPGVLSSGYRPRRPERPLRRPPARRLFSCYPQAKTYFPHFDLHSGSAQLRAHGSKVVAAVGDAVKSIDNVASALSKLSELHAYVLRVDPVNFKFLSHCLLVTLASHFPADFTADAHAAWDKFLSLVSGVLTEKYR; encoded by the exons atgaCCCGGAGACGGGCGGTCAGGGTGAGGGGGCCGGGCGTACTGAGCAGCGGCTACCGCCCGCGTCGCCCGGAGCGGCCGCTAAggcgcccgcccgcccgcagGCTCTTCTCCTGCTACCCGCAGGCCAAGACCTACTTCCCGCACTTCGACCTGCACTCGGGCTCCGCGCAGCTGCGCGCGCACGGCTCCAAGGTGGTGGCCGCCGTGGGCGACGCGGTCAAGAGCATCGACAACGTGGCGAGCGCGCTGTCCAAGCTGAGCGAGCTGCACGCCTACGTGCTGCGCGTGGACCCGGTCAACTTCAAG ttcCTGTCCCACTGCCTGCTGGTCACGTTGGCCTCGCACTTCCCCGCCGACTTCACGGCCGACGCGCACGCCGCCTGGGACAAGTTCCTGTCCCTCGTGTCCGGCGTCCTGACGGAGAAGTACCGCTGA
- the LOC138429201 gene encoding hemoglobin subunit alpha-1: MVLSAADKSNVKAAWGKVGGNAGAYGAEALERMFLSFPTTKTYFPHFDLSHGSAQVKGHGEKVAAALTKAVGHLDDLPGTLSDLSDLHAHKLRVDPVNFKLLSHTLLVTLACHHPNDFTPAVHASLDKFLANVSTVLTSKYR, from the exons ATGGTGCTGTCTGCCGCCGACAAGTCCAATGTCAAGGCCGCCTGGGGCAAGGTTGGCGGCAACGCTGGAGCTTATGGCGCAGAGGCTCTGGAGAG GATGTTCCTGAGCTTCCCCACCACCAAGACCTACTTCCCCCACTTCGACCTGAGCCACGGCTCCGCCCAGGTCAAGGGCCACGGCGAGAAGGTGGCCGCCGCGCTGACCAAAGCGGTGGGCCACCTGGACGACCTGCCCGGTACCCTGTCTGATCTGAGTGACCTGCACGCCCACAAGCTGCGTGTGGACCCGGTCAACTTCAAG CTTCTGAGCCACACCCTGCTGGTGACCCTGGCCTGCCACCACCCCAATGATTTCACCCCCGCGGTCCACGCCTCCCTGGACAAGTTCTTGGCCAACGTGAGCACCGTGCTGACTTCCAAATACCGTTAA
- the HBM gene encoding hemoglobin subunit mu, with the protein MLSAQERAHIAQVWDLIAGHEASFGAELLLRLFTVYPSTKVYFRHLGDQPDEVQLLSHGQRMLQAVGVAVQYMDNLHAVLSPLADLHAQVLRVDPTNFPLVIQCFQVVLAAHLQGEYTVEMQAAWDKFLTGVAVVLTEKYR; encoded by the exons ATGCTCAGCGCCCAGGAGCGCGCCCACATAGCTCAGGTCTGGGACCTGATCGCCGGCCACGAGGCGTCCTTCGGGGCGGAGCTGCTGCTCAG GCTCTTCACTGTGTACCCTAGCACCAAGGTCTACTTCAGACACCTGGGTGACCAGCCAGACGAGGTGCAGCTGCTGAGCCACGGTCAACGCATGCTCCAGGCGGTGGGCGTGGCCGTGCAGTACATGGACAACTTGCACGCAGTCCTGAGCCCGCTTGCGGACTTGCACGCACAAGTGCTGCGCGTGGACCCCACCAACTTCCCA CTGGTGATCCAGTGTTTTCAGGTGGTGCTGGCCGCCCACCTGCAGGGCGAATACACGGTGGAGATGCAGGCGGCGTGGGATAAGTTCCTGACGGGGGTGGCCGTGGTGCTGACGGAGAAGTACCGCTGA